Below is a window of Undibacterium sp. YM2 DNA.
GATTGCTGTGCTGGAACCTGGGTATAACCCAGGCCCATGAAGTCGGGCGCGATGCAGCGGCGGTAAGGTGAGAGCAGGTCTATCGCACCACGCCACTGGAAACCATTCAGTGGAGCGCCGTGCAAGAACAGGGCGGCGTCACCCCGACCTCGTTCGACATAAGCGATTTTACCGAATGGCAGGTTGGCAAAACGACGCATGGCGTGAAATGCTGCGGCATCTGTCGCTGGCTGCTGTATATCTGGTTCTTTGGATAGTGCCTGGGCTGGCATCAGCATTGTGGCGCTGAGGTTGCCAACGATGGTAACGATGACTGCGGGGCTGAGTTGCAAGAAAAGCCGTCTCTTCATTTTTATCTCCAGATGGGATTTATTCGTGAACCGTAACAATGAAGACGATGCTAGCAACATCATGTTGAAATGGCGCGCACAGACAGCCGGCCATGAGCACAGACGGATGATTTGCGCTACATTAATACTTCTTCAGGTATGCATACTTTGAGGGCGCGATGACCAGACCTGCATGCTATCCCCATCCATCTGCTGCGCTGCTGGGCAGTGCTGGCAGCCATGATTTGCCGCTGCTTGATGTGCTGACCTCACCTGTACCACCTGGCCTGTTCAATTCCCCTGTCGATGCACGTCATGTACTCTGCCTGCATCTTGGTGACCCTGTGCCTGTGTCTTACCGCGCCGGTAATTATGAACGCCAGGGCGTGCGCCTGCATGGGCAGTTCTGTGTCGTACCTGGCGGCTCCAGTACGCGCTGGACACTGACCCAGCCCGCCACATCTTTGTTGTTGCGCCTGTCACCACAAATCCTGAACGACACTGCTGAGTCCATGAACCTGGGCACGCAGAATACCCAGCTTGCGCCAGCCATACACATACGTGACCCACAAATAGAATGCATAGGCTGGATGATGCAGGCTGAGGATCGCGACGCTTATCCAGGCGGGCGTATTTTTGCCGACAGCCTGGCAGTCGCCCTGGCGGCCCGCCTGTTTGCCGTGCAGTCTCGCAAGCCAGCGACAGACCCGGCAACCGGTCCCGGCTTGCCAGCCTGGCGGCTGCGTCATGTCATTGATTATGTAGAGGCACATCTGGATAGTGACCTCACCCTGGCCGAACTCGCTGCCGTGGCCGGGTTCAGCCTGTCGCACTTTAAGACCTTGTTCAGACAAGCGATGGGCATGCCGGTACACTGCTATGTCATGGAACGACGCCTCAATCGTGCACGCCAGCTCATGATGGAAGGCAAGCGGAGCATGACAGACATCGCGCTGGAAACCGGCTTCGCGCACTCCAGCCACCTGGCCCGCAGCATGCGCCGTGTGCTGGGTTTGAGTCTGGCGCAAATTCGGGGAATGACGGATCATCGAACGCGATAAAATAAGCGGGGTTCTGAGTGATCAATCTTGAATCAGTTGATGCGGTATATGTGAAAGGGAGTGTCCGATGAAGTCTCTGTTTGCGGTTTTGCTGTTTCTGGTTTCACTGAATGGGTTTGCAGAAGAACCGCCAGCTCTTGTCAAAAAACTGGTCGAAGGATCTCCCTGGGTGTTTACGACAAAATACGAGAACACGGTGATACAGTTCAGGCTGACTGCTGAAGGTGAGTTTCAAAAACTGGGGCAAGACGGGGATTGGAAAAAAGTAGCTTTGTCTCAGGATGGAAATATCAACTGGCAAACGCTCAAGGGACATGAGATAAGTATCAGGCTCAACGAAGCCGGGGAACCGGTCGCAGCGCATTCCAAACATGCCTCGACTTTTAAATCACAGACTAAAAATCCCTAGAAGTTATTTTTGCTTGCCTGTTCGTTTGGGAGACAACTATCTTTTACTTTGAGAGAGTAAGAGAAGATGCAGGTGTGGGAGCTTGACTGGTTCGAGAAATTTATTTTGTCGAACCAGTCAATTCGTCAGATTTACTCATCCTTTGGCAAGGATGGAATTTTATTTCAACCTATCCCATGCGCCTGTTGATCTGCATGGTAGCTTGAACGCACCATTGCGCCTACGGCGGCATGGGCGAAGCCCATTTTGTAGGCTTCTTCTTCGTACATCTTGAACACATCCGGGTGGACATAGCGGCGTACTGGCAAGTGGTGGCCGCTTGGTGCCAGGTACTGGCCTATGGTCAGCATATCGACATTATGGGCGCGCATGTCGCGCATGACTTGCAGGACTTCTTCATCGGTTTCACCGAGGCCAACCATGATGCCGGATTTGGTTGGGGTGTTCGGGTGTTGTTCCTTGAAGCGTTTCAGCAGGTTCAGGGAATATTCATAATCAGAACCCGGGCGCGCTTCCTTGTACAAACGTGGCGCGGTTTCGAGGTTGTGGTTCATGACATCTGGTGGTGCCATGTTCAAGATTTCCAGCGCGCGGTCCATGCGGCCACGGAAATCCGGTGTCAGGATTTCTATGCGCGTCATCGGCGACAATTCGCGTACGCGGGTAATGCATTCGGCAAAGTGGGCGGCACCGCCATCGCGCAAATCATCGCGATCTACTGAAGTGATGACGACATAGCTGAGCTTCAAGGCAGCGATGGTTTTTGCCAGGTTGGCTGGTTCATCGACATCAAGCGGATCAGGGCGGCCATGGCCGACGTCGCAGAAGGGGCAACGGCGGGTGCATTTGTCACCCATGATCATGAAGGTGGCCGTGCCTTTGCCAAAGCATTCGCCTATGTTGGGACAGGAGGCTTCTTCGCAGACTGTCACCAGTTTGTTGGCGCGCAGGATATCCTTGATTTCATAGAAGCGGGTGGTCGGTGAACCGGCCTTGACGCGTATCCAGTCTGGCTTGGGCAATCTTTCCATCGGCACGATCTTGATAGGGATGCGTGCAGTCTTGTTTGCCCCTTTTTGTTTCTCGGTGGGATCGTAAGCGGCGGTGGCGACGGGTGTGTTTTCGGTTGTCATGGTATGAAGCGATGTCGAAAAATCAGGGGGCAGTCAAAAGATCTTGCAAATTCTGTGCGAGTGCATTCTGGACTTGGCTTAGCGGCACGGTCACGCCCAGGGTTTTCATGTCCACCGTGGCAAGGCCAGCATAGCCGCAGGGGTTAATCCAGGAAAACGGTGTCAAATCCATATTTACATTCAGTGATACGCCATGATAGGTGCAGCCGTTGCCGCGCACTTTCAAGCCCAGGGCGGCGACCTTGGCGCCTTGCCATTGGCCGTCGCTGACATAGATGCCAGGCGCGCCTTCCTTGCGTTCACCAGCGAGATTATACGCTGCCAGGGTGTTGATGACTGCCTGTTCTATCTTGTTGACGAATTCGCGGGCGAATAATCTTGCCTTGGGATGGCTGCGGCGCAAGTCTATTAGCAGGTAGATCACAACCTGGCCAGGGCCGTGGTAGGTGACTTCACCGCCACGGTCGGTCTGTACTACCGGGATGTCATGGGCAGCCAGCACATGTGACTGGTCAGCGCCCAGGCCCAGGGTATACACGGGCGGGTGTTCGACGATCCAGAATTCATTTTGCGTATGCTCATCGCGCGCATCAGTAAACGCGCGCATGGCGTCGAAAGTGAGCTGATAGGGCTCAATGCCGCGGTGGATGATGCGGGGTGTGACGTTGGGGGCGAGGGCAGCTTGCATAGGCTGCTAGTGTAACATTTTGTGGGGGCGAGGTCTTTGCTTGTGTAAATGCCATGTTAGAGAGATAAGTGATAAGTTTATGGTGGGGGGAGGGGATTGAGGTTGGGACATAACGTAGGTTGGGCCAGGCCTCGCTAGGCTACGCTTCACCAGCCCAACACTCGGCCTATAAATGACGTATTCGTTTATTAAAGGCCCAGTGTTGGGCTGATAACCCGTAGCCCAACCTACAAGAAATGACGACCTCGCTTATCAAATCCTGACTGCCATGGTCTTCTCGACCCTTGCTCTGCCACCCACCATGAGGCTGGGTATCTGGCCTTGTTGTATGTCAAGCTCCACCTTGATCAGGCTGGGAGAGGCGGGTTCCATGAGTACGCCTTGTTCTATTTGCAAGGTCGGGCCTTGGATGTTGTATTGGCTGTAGAGCAGGCATGCCAGTGGCCCGGCGGCGGTGCCGGTGGCGGCTTCTTCGCCTATGCCATAACGCGGGGCAAACATGCGGGTGCTGGCGGCGTGGCTGCTGTCTTGTACGTCAAGCGTAAAGGGATAGAAGCCGACCAGATCCAGCTCTTCGCTGATGTTGCCGATTTCTTCATGATCGGGCTGGATATTGGCCAAGCATTCGCGGCCTATGATGGGGATGGCAAGGAATGCATTGCCGGTATTGACGATGGTAGGCAGGCGTTCACGCAGCAAGTCATGTTCGGTCAGGCCCATGCTTTGCAAGATGCGTTCATACAGGCTGGCAAAGCCATCACTGTCATCGGCAGAAATGCTTTGGTAGCGCGGCGTGCTTTGCTGCATGAAGGCCAGCTCACCCTTGATGAGAATGTCGCGGTTACCATCTATGGTTTGCTTGCTGCACAGGCCTTCGCTGACTTTACCGAGTTCACGCAAGAGTGAAAACGTAGCAACCGTGGCATGGCCACAATGGGCAATCTGGCGGTTTGGGGTGAAGAATTCCAGCTTGTAGGTGGCGCAGTCCGAGTTTGAGACAAAGGCAGTTTCTGACAAGCCTACGGCGCGGGCGATCTGTAGTTTTTGTTCTGTCGTGTAGCTATCGGCATTTAATACTACTCCAGCCGGGTTACCACCTTCATTTTCCTGGGTAAATGCGTGAACGATATGTACTTCTATCGGCTTGCCCATGTCCATTCCTGAATTTATTGGAATGGACATTATAGGTGGCTAAGTCATGGATATGCCAGCCGGATTTCTAGAGCACTTATTTGGTATGCGCAGCAATGACGTCAGAGGTATTTTTGACGACGCAAAATTCATTGTGCAGGCTGGCGAGGTGGATGCGGTGGATTTCTTCTGCTGGTATCAGCTCACCATTGACACCAGGGCGGTCAAAGGTGGCGCAGGCATCGGCCACGAGCTCTACGCTAAAGCCGAGGTTGCCCGCCATGCGGGTGGTGGTTGATACGCAGTGGTCTGTGGTCAGGCCAGCAATAACAAGTTGCTTGATGCCCTTGGCTTGCAACCATGCTTCGAGCTCAGTGCCAATGAAGCCGCTGTTCACTTTCTTGGTGAAGATGGTTTCACCTGGCAACGGGTGTGCCAGGGCTTTGAATTCAAAGCCCTCTTGTCCGGCACGCAGGGGAGAATCTGGCTCTTGCGACTGATGCCGTACATGGATCACAGGCTGTTCTTGCTCACGCCAGTGTTGCAGCAGGGCAGCCATATATTGCTCGGCCGCCGGATTATTGCGCTGTCCCCACTTGGGATGATCAAAGCCTTGCTGTACGTCAATCAGGATTAGTGCAGTCTGTGCCATATTCGCCCCGGTGCTGCTTTTAGTGTTCAGGCAAATGCCTGGCTCAATTTACGTGTCAGTTTTTGCAGGTAGCTGGTGCCAGCCATGGTTTTTACATTGATCACGCTGGATACGGCAGACAATTCGATAACACTGGCTTGATTCTCAGCTTCGATCACGACGAATTGATTGGCTGGTATGACCATGGATTCGCCAGTGCTGAGCCAGTAATCATCCACCTGGCCAGCAACTGTCAACCAGACGCGGCCGCATGCCACTTCAATTTTACGGGCATGTTCGGCTGTGCCAGACAATGTGCCACCAGCGGCGATCATGTATGATGGGTTTGCGAAATTATTTGTCATTTCCTTACTCCTGTTTTTTTACTGCTAAAGTGGCAATGCATTCTGCTGTATAGAGAGTGATATTCACTTTGTTGCACTGCGATGAAAGCATTGTAGTCTTGCATCACAAGAAAATAAAACGAGTAATTTTTGAATGCCTTGCTAAAATAATTCACAATAAGATCGTAATAAGCTTATAACAAATTCACACTCAGCTTTCCCTCAGCTTACCTTCAGTTTATATAATATGGATTTCCGAAGACTCCCTAATCTCGCTGCCCTGCGTGCCTTTGAAGCGGCGGCGCGCCATCAGAATTTTTCCAAGGCTGCGCAAGAAATCCACCTGACCCATGGGGCGATCAGCCATCAGGTAAGGGCATTGGAAGAAGAGCTGGGCGTACCCCTGTTCATTCGCCATGGTAAGCGCATCAGCATCACGCCTGATGGCGAGCAATTTGCTGCGACCATCCGAAAAGCACTGATGGACCTGGGTGATGCTGCTGATTTGCTCAAGAAACGCAACAAGCAAAAGCGTCTGGGCATTACCTCGCTGCCATCGTTTGCGGCGCGCTGGCTGTCACCGCGCCTCGGGCGCTTTATCGAACATCACCCTGATCTGGAAGTCAGCCTGCAGTCGAGTAGTCACCTGGCTGATTACAATATGGAGTCGATAGATGTGGGCATACGCTTTGGCCTCGGTAATTACCCGGGCATGATCAGTGAATTATTGATGGGGGATTATTATTACCCTGTTGCCAGCCCGTATTATCATGGCGGGCAGTTGCCACAAACACCAGCTGAACTGGCCAGCATGCAATTATTGCGTTGTGATGGTGAACCCTGGGAGCCGTGGTTTCGCGCTGCCGGACTGGATAATGCTGAGCCGACTGGTGGTCTGGTATTCCAGGACTCATCCATGCTGGCACGTGCCGCAGTAGATGGCCAGGGTATCGCTCTTGGCAGGCATATTATTGTGCAGCCGGATATCAAGGCGGGCTTATTGCAGCGCCTGTTCAATATCGATATCCCTTGTGAAGTTGCTTATTACCTGGTCTATCCACCAGAGGCACTGGCCAAACCACAGGTCAAGGCATTCAGGGAATGGTTGCTGGCAGAAGTCGCTGAAGAGAAAAAGCAAATGGACATGTCAGGGGCTCTGACATAAGAGGTGTGCCTGACTGGCTGTGACCAGTCAGGCAAGATTGCTTACAGCACGAATTTCACCATAGGGTGAGACGACAGCGCGCGGTACAGATTATCCAGTTGCTCGCGGCTGGTGGCAAATACTGTCACCGTCACCGAGATGTAGGCACCTTTGCTGGATGGGCGCATCTCTACCTTGCCTGCATGAAAGGTCGGGTCAAACGAAGTCACGACTTCCACCATGGTCTGGGTGAAATCATCATGCATAGGTCCCATGACCTTGATGGGAAACTCACTAGGATATTCAATCAGACTTTCTTCGGGGGGATGGGTCTCATTTCCATAATGTTTCCAAATCTCAAAATAACTTAATGTCAGTATATGGGGTCTTGCTATTAAATTCCAATAGCATCGCTCGCTGCCCGCATGTCAACATGCCAGCTTTTGCTTCAGGCATGAAAGGCTGCAAGCGATGCGAAAGGCACATGCAAAGACTCGGTCTGTGCCAGTTCTTCCAGCAAAAAATCCACGGTCGCCTTGACGCGGGGCGCGATCAGGGCGCGGTGTGGATATTGCAATACCATCTGTCTATTGCCTGCTTCATGAAAAGTGCCGAGCACAATCTTGAGCTTGTTGTCGCGCAAATAACGCCATGAATGATGCACTGCCACCTGGGCAATGCCCAGACCCATGATAGCCGCCTGCACGGCAGATTCTGGCGCTGACACCGTCAGGTCAGGTTCACGCGGGTAAGGGCGATTTATCTCACCCTGCCTGAGCTTGAGGTTCCAGGTCGTCATTTTGCCATTCAAAAAACGCACGGCGATTTGCTTGTGATGATCCAGATCACTGATCTGTTGCGGCACGCCATATTGCTCAAGGTAAGAGGGCGCAGCCGCCAGTACGGTGTACAGAGGGCAGACTGCGCGCGAAATGATGCTGGAATCTTCTATCATGCCACCGCGCAAGGCCAGGTCATAACCGTCACGCACCAGGTCTATGCGATGGTCATCAAAGTCTATCGCCAGCCGCAAGCCGGGGTGGCGCAGCCGCAGTTTGGGTAACAATGGCAGCAGGTAATGCTGACCAAAGGCATTGCCTGTCGATATCCTGACTTGGCCAACCACTTCTGCATGCTGGCGGCTGACACTCTCTACTGCATGGTCAAGTGCATCTATCGCTGCGCGCGCGTTTCCCAAAAAAGTCTGGCCTTCGCTGGTCAATTGCAAAGAGCGAGTGCTGCGGTTCATGAGGCGCACGCCCAGGGTTTGCTCCAGGCCCGCCACATTTTTGCTGACCGCTGCTGCCGAAATATGCAGTGCCTTGGCCGCAGCCGCAAAACTGCCCCGGTCTGCCGCCTGTATGAAAGACAGTATGGCGGGAATACGTTGAGAGGCATCGAGCTTCATATTCGTAACCTGAAGTTGTGAGTGAAAATAAGAATAGCTGGCTTATCAATATTAATCAATGAGATCACAATCACTTCCGTCAACACATACATGGGAGTAAAAAATGCAAACAGTTACAAAAACAGTCGCAGTTCTGGGTAATGGTATCGTTGGCGTTGCCGTCGCCAAAGGCTTTGCCAGCCTCGGCTATCAAGTGATCTTTGGTACACGTAACCCTGATAGCGATAAAAGCAGGGAGGCGCTGGCAGTAGTGCCAACGGCAACGGCCAGCGGCTATGCAGATGCTGCGAAGGCCGCCGACCTGGTTTTCCTGGCCCTGCCATGGGATGGCTTATCTGAGAGCCTGGCACTGGCTGGTCCTGCCAATTTTGCTGGTAAAACCGTCATTGATGCTGTCAATCCATTACTGGATTTTGCTGCAGGCTCACCCAGGCTGGCGGTAGGCTTCAGTGATTCTGCCGGTGAGCTGGTACAAAGACTGCTGCCACAGGCGCGGGTGGTCAAGGCTTTTAATACCATCGTGTTTACGCACATGGTGCAGCCAAAATTTTCAGATGGTCAGCCGGATATGTTTATTGCCGGGAATGATGCAGGGGCCAAACAGGAAGTGACAGCCATCCTGCGTGATTTTGGCTGGCGTGGCGCGATTGACATGGGTGACATTACGGCAGCACGTTTGATTGAGCCGCTGGCGATGTTGTGGATCAGCTATGCATTCCAGCGTCAGCATTGGACGCATGGGTTTAGTTTGTTGGGGCAGGCAAAGGCGGAGTAGGCTTTTAATCGTAGGTTGGGCTACGGTTTACCAGCCCAACACTGGGCGTTTAAATAACGTATACGTTTGCAGAGGCTGAGTGTTGGGCTGATGAAGCGTAGCCCAACCTACGCCCGTGCGAAGTTTACGGCATGCAAATCAAACTGCCTTGGCCACCTGATAAGCCGCATACAACTGATGATAAACCGCACCGGGTTTGCCATCGCCTATCACCGTATCATCGAGCTTCACTACCGCCAGCACTTCCTTGGTGGCAGATGAGAGCATGACTTCATCTGCTGCAAAGACTTCTTCGCGGGTAATGCGGCGGGCTTCGAGCTTGATATTGTTGGCGGCACACAGTTCTTCTATGAGACCGTAGCGTATGCCTTCGAGTATCAGGTTGTCTTTAGGCGGGCCCATGAGGACGCCATCCTTGACTATCCAGACATTCGATGCCGATGCTTCGGTCAGGTAACCGTCGCGGAATTGTATGCTCTCTGTCACGCCGTTTTCGGCGGCGTTTTGTGCCGCCAGCACGTTACCCAGCAAGGAGATGGATTTGATCTCGCAACGCAGCCAGCGCTTGTCTTCCATGGAAACACAGGCTACCCCGTTTTCACGTGCTGTGGCTGTTGGCAGGACGATGGGGTTGGTCATGATGAAGACTGTAGGAGTGATTTCATCCTTGGGGAAGGCATGGGCGCGCTTGGCAACGCCACGGGTCACTTGCAGATAGACCATCTGGTCGTCTGCATCATGGGCTGCCATGACCTTGGCGATCAGGGCCAGCCACTCTTCCTTGCTGTGCGGGTTGGTGATGCCTATGGCAGCCAGGCTGCGGAACAGGCGTGCCAGATGCTGGTCGGCACGGAACATCTTGCGACCATACACAGGGATGACTTCATAGATACCATCACCAAAGATAAAGCCACGGTCAAGTACCGGGATTTTGGCTTCGGACAGGGGTGTCATTTCGCCATTGAGATAGACCAGGGCTTCGTTCATGATAGACAGGGCAGGTAAAAAAGTGAGGAACTTATTCTTACATGGAAAGCCGTCTTCGCTTATGCAAATACGGCATACGGGCATAGCCCGGGTTTATGTGTGAGCATCAACCCGGGCCAGTTTGCGTCAAGAGTTACTTGAACATCAGGCGTATCGAATCCCAGGCACGGCCAAAGATGCTGGCCTGGTTGACTTGTTCCAGTGCAATCACTGGTACTTCGGCAACTGCTTTGCCATCGAGCATGACTTTCATGACGCCGACCTTGCTGTTTAATGCAACAGGGGCAACCAGCGGGTCCTTGCGTTCCAGTGCCGGTTTTAGTTTGGCGGCAGAGCCTTTTGGCAATGTGATATACAGCTCACGGTCAAAACCTATCTTGACCTGAGGCTGCGTGCCTTTCCAGACTTCTGGCGTGGCAACGGCCTGGCCTTTGTCATACAGCTTCAGGGTTTCAAAGTTCAGGAAACCCCAATTCAACAGTTTCAAACTTTCCTGTGCACGTACAGAGTCACTTTCGGTGCCGATGACCACTGAGATCAGGCGGCGCTGGCCTGTGCCATTCGGGCGGTTGGCCGACGAGATCAGGCTATAGCCACCTCCAGTGGTATGGCCGGTTTTCATGCCATCGACCGTAGGGTCTAGCATCAGCAGGCGGTTGCGGTTGGGCTGGGTGATCTTGTTATAGGTATAGCTCTTGGTAGAGTAATACGTCTTGTAGAACTCAGGGTGATCAATGATCAGGCGCGCTGCCAGTGTCGACAGGTCTTGTGCCGTAGAGTAGTTGTCCTTGCTGGGCAAACCGTGCGGATTGGCAAAGCGGGTGGCTTTCAGGCCCATGCGCTCTGCTTCGCGGTTCATTTGCACGACAAAGGCTTCTTCACTACCGGCCACGGCTTCTGCCAGGGCAACGGCGGCATCATTGCCGGACTGTACGATCAGGCCATACAGCAATTCATTGATGGTGACTGGTTTGTTTGGTTCGATAAACATCTTGGAGCTGCTGCCATCGACTTTCCAGGCGCGGGTAGAGACATTGATGCTCTGGTTCAGGTCCAGCTTCTTGTCCTTGAGGGCAGAGAACACCAGGTAAGCCGTCATGATCTTGGTCAGCGAGGCTGGCTCTACGCTCATGGTAGGTTCTTGTGCGGCGATGACCTGATTGCTGGTGGCATCGAGCAAGAGCCAGGCTTTTGATGCAATGGTAGGTGAAGGCAGGGTTTGCGCGACTGCGGCTGACATGGTCAGCAGCGAAACGGCAATTGAGGCGAGGAATTTTTTCATTGATGAACTAGTAAAACAAAGGGTGACAAAAAACGAATAGTAGTGGGTTCGCCAGATGCATGGTCAGTTGTTGTCTGCATGGAATCTTGCGGTGACATCATCAGGTTTTATCCCACATGCTGATGATATGTTGTTTGATATGGTGCAGGCGGCGATGGAAGAAATGGTCTGCGCCGGGTATGACGGTCACGGGTATGTCTTGCGGGCGCAGCCAGTCCAGCACCGCAGAAAGGGGGATGGTTTCATCCAGCTCGCCATGCACCAGGATAGTGTTGGCAGGTATCGCAGGCATATCCCATTTGCCAGCGGCCGCACCGACCAGTGCCAGGCGTTCTGCGGGTTTGCCATTTTCCTGCAAACGCTGTTGCAGGCGTGCCTGCACAAAAGTACCAAAGGAAAACCCAGCCAGGGCCAGTGGCAGATCCGGGAAACGCGCGCGCATGGCCGTCAATAATAATTCCATGTCGTCAGTTTCCCCCATGCCTGCATCATGCGTACCTTCTGACTTGCCGACTCCACGAAAGTTCATGCGTACGGCGACGTAACCCAGGGCAGTGAAGGCGCGCGCCAGGGTTTGCGCGACCTTATTGTCCATGGTACCGCCATATAGCGGATGCGGATGGGCGACCAGTGCCAGGCCTATCGGGGTGGCATGGGTTTCAGTATCAGGCAGGTCCAGCGCGCATTGCAAATTGCCAGCGGCGCCCTGGAGTGAAAAGTGTTCAGTCTGGGCATTCATGATAATTGGACCCTCAGACTTTCAAACGTTCGACGATACCGCCGCCTATCAGGTCGACATCAATGATTTCATCAATATCGGATTGATCGACATAGGTGTACCAGGTTCCTTGCGGATAGACTACGAGGACAGGTCCATCGTCGCAGCGGTCAAGGCAACCTGCCTTGTTGATGCGGATTTTGCCGTGACCATTCATGTCCAGCTGTTTGATACGGCGTTTGGCATGTTCCTGGGCGGCTTGCGCACCACGGTCAGCGCAGCAAGGGCGACCGTCTTCGCGCTGGTTCAGGCAAAAAAAGACGTGTTTTTGAAAATAAAGTGCTTCAGACATAAGATATCCAGCCTGCGGTTGATACCGCCACCGGGTGATGGCGCTTGTTGCCCGCTATGATACTGCAATTGCGCAGTCAGGGGACTTTTACACCGGACGCGGCTTGCGTAATAGCGCCCAGATCGCCAGAA
It encodes the following:
- the lipB gene encoding lipoyl(octanoyl) transferase LipB, whose protein sequence is MQAALAPNVTPRIIHRGIEPYQLTFDAMRAFTDARDEHTQNEFWIVEHPPVYTLGLGADQSHVLAAHDIPVVQTDRGGEVTYHGPGQVVIYLLIDLRRSHPKARLFAREFVNKIEQAVINTLAAYNLAGERKEGAPGIYVSDGQWQGAKVAALGLKVRGNGCTYHGVSLNVNMDLTPFSWINPCGYAGLATVDMKTLGVTVPLSQVQNALAQNLQDLLTAP
- the gcvA gene encoding transcriptional regulator GcvA, translating into MDFRRLPNLAALRAFEAAARHQNFSKAAQEIHLTHGAISHQVRALEEELGVPLFIRHGKRISITPDGEQFAATIRKALMDLGDAADLLKKRNKQKRLGITSLPSFAARWLSPRLGRFIEHHPDLEVSLQSSSHLADYNMESIDVGIRFGLGNYPGMISELLMGDYYYPVASPYYHGGQLPQTPAELASMQLLRCDGEPWEPWFRAAGLDNAEPTGGLVFQDSSMLARAAVDGQGIALGRHIIVQPDIKAGLLQRLFNIDIPCEVAYYLVYPPEALAKPQVKAFREWLLAEVAEEKKQMDMSGALT
- a CDS encoding D-amino acid aminotransferase, yielding MNEALVYLNGEMTPLSEAKIPVLDRGFIFGDGIYEVIPVYGRKMFRADQHLARLFRSLAAIGITNPHSKEEWLALIAKVMAAHDADDQMVYLQVTRGVAKRAHAFPKDEITPTVFIMTNPIVLPTATARENGVACVSMEDKRWLRCEIKSISLLGNVLAAQNAAENGVTESIQFRDGYLTEASASNVWIVKDGVLMGPPKDNLILEGIRYGLIEELCAANNIKLEARRITREEVFAADEVMLSSATKEVLAVVKLDDTVIGDGKPGAVYHQLYAAYQVAKAV
- a CDS encoding cysteine hydrolase family protein — its product is MAQTALILIDVQQGFDHPKWGQRNNPAAEQYMAALLQHWREQEQPVIHVRHQSQEPDSPLRAGQEGFEFKALAHPLPGETIFTKKVNSGFIGTELEAWLQAKGIKQLVIAGLTTDHCVSTTTRMAGNLGFSVELVADACATFDRPGVNGELIPAEEIHRIHLASLHNEFCVVKNTSDVIAAHTK
- a CDS encoding LysR family transcriptional regulator, whose protein sequence is MKLDASQRIPAILSFIQAADRGSFAAAAKALHISAAAVSKNVAGLEQTLGVRLMNRSTRSLQLTSEGQTFLGNARAAIDALDHAVESVSRQHAEVVGQVRISTGNAFGQHYLLPLLPKLRLRHPGLRLAIDFDDHRIDLVRDGYDLALRGGMIEDSSIISRAVCPLYTVLAAAPSYLEQYGVPQQISDLDHHKQIAVRFLNGKMTTWNLKLRQGEINRPYPREPDLTVSAPESAVQAAIMGLGIAQVAVHHSWRYLRDNKLKIVLGTFHEAGNRQMVLQYPHRALIAPRVKATVDFLLEELAQTESLHVPFASLAAFHA
- a CDS encoding DUF493 family protein, whose product is MWKHYGNETHPPEESLIEYPSEFPIKVMGPMHDDFTQTMVEVVTSFDPTFHAGKVEMRPSSKGAYISVTVTVFATSREQLDNLYRALSSHPMVKFVL
- a CDS encoding NADPH-dependent F420 reductase codes for the protein MQTVTKTVAVLGNGIVGVAVAKGFASLGYQVIFGTRNPDSDKSREALAVVPTATASGYADAAKAADLVFLALPWDGLSESLALAGPANFAGKTVIDAVNPLLDFAAGSPRLAVGFSDSAGELVQRLLPQARVVKAFNTIVFTHMVQPKFSDGQPDMFIAGNDAGAKQEVTAILRDFGWRGAIDMGDITAARLIEPLAMLWISYAFQRQHWTHGFSLLGQAKAE
- the lipA gene encoding lipoyl synthase, with product MTTENTPVATAAYDPTEKQKGANKTARIPIKIVPMERLPKPDWIRVKAGSPTTRFYEIKDILRANKLVTVCEEASCPNIGECFGKGTATFMIMGDKCTRRCPFCDVGHGRPDPLDVDEPANLAKTIAALKLSYVVITSVDRDDLRDGGAAHFAECITRVRELSPMTRIEILTPDFRGRMDRALEILNMAPPDVMNHNLETAPRLYKEARPGSDYEYSLNLLKRFKEQHPNTPTKSGIMVGLGETDEEVLQVMRDMRAHNVDMLTIGQYLAPSGHHLPVRRYVHPDVFKMYEEEAYKMGFAHAAVGAMVRSSYHADQQAHGIG
- a CDS encoding DUF2917 domain-containing protein, with the translated sequence MTNNFANPSYMIAAGGTLSGTAEHARKIEVACGRVWLTVAGQVDDYWLSTGESMVIPANQFVVIEAENQASVIELSAVSSVINVKTMAGTSYLQKLTRKLSQAFA
- a CDS encoding helix-turn-helix domain-containing protein, whose amino-acid sequence is MTRPACYPHPSAALLGSAGSHDLPLLDVLTSPVPPGLFNSPVDARHVLCLHLGDPVPVSYRAGNYERQGVRLHGQFCVVPGGSSTRWTLTQPATSLLLRLSPQILNDTAESMNLGTQNTQLAPAIHIRDPQIECIGWMMQAEDRDAYPGGRIFADSLAVALAARLFAVQSRKPATDPATGPGLPAWRLRHVIDYVEAHLDSDLTLAELAAVAGFSLSHFKTLFRQAMGMPVHCYVMERRLNRARQLMMEGKRSMTDIALETGFAHSSHLARSMRRVLGLSLAQIRGMTDHRTR
- a CDS encoding PhzF family phenazine biosynthesis protein, which codes for MGKPIEVHIVHAFTQENEGGNPAGVVLNADSYTTEQKLQIARAVGLSETAFVSNSDCATYKLEFFTPNRQIAHCGHATVATFSLLRELGKVSEGLCSKQTIDGNRDILIKGELAFMQQSTPRYQSISADDSDGFASLYERILQSMGLTEHDLLRERLPTIVNTGNAFLAIPIIGRECLANIQPDHEEIGNISEELDLVGFYPFTLDVQDSSHAASTRMFAPRYGIGEEAATGTAAGPLACLLYSQYNIQGPTLQIEQGVLMEPASPSLIKVELDIQQGQIPSLMVGGRARVEKTMAVRI